A genomic segment from Agrobacterium vitis encodes:
- a CDS encoding TolB family protein has product MRSSVEIYNIETRQSRIVWQTERLVEAPNWSRDGASLILNDDGLMYRLPLVGQSVPEKIDTGFATRCNNDHGLSPDGQWLAICDKVEHGKTCLYILPAAGGTPVQITENLPSYWHGWSPDGGRVCYCGIRDQVFDIYTISVDGSDERRLTHGEGRNDGPDWSADGEWIYFNSSRSGAMQIWRIRPDGSDVQRLTDDGQGDWFPHPCPNNRKVVFISYDGDVFDHPRDLHVRMRLMDMDGGNVETLFELFGGQGTINVPSWSPDGQEFAYVRYFPAAA; this is encoded by the coding sequence ATGCGCAGCTCTGTCGAGATTTACAATATTGAGACCCGCCAGAGCCGCATTGTCTGGCAGACGGAACGTTTGGTGGAAGCGCCGAACTGGTCGCGGGATGGCGCCTCCCTGATCCTGAATGATGACGGGCTGATGTATCGTCTTCCTCTGGTCGGGCAGTCGGTGCCGGAAAAGATCGACACCGGCTTTGCCACACGTTGCAACAATGATCATGGGCTTTCGCCCGATGGCCAATGGCTGGCAATCTGCGACAAGGTGGAGCATGGCAAAACCTGCCTCTACATCCTGCCAGCCGCAGGCGGAACACCTGTCCAGATCACCGAAAACCTGCCTTCCTACTGGCATGGCTGGTCGCCGGATGGCGGAAGGGTGTGTTATTGCGGCATCCGCGACCAGGTCTTCGATATTTATACGATTTCGGTTGACGGCAGCGATGAGCGGCGCCTAACCCATGGCGAAGGCCGCAATGATGGGCCGGACTGGTCAGCGGATGGAGAGTGGATTTATTTCAACTCCAGCCGCAGCGGCGCGATGCAGATCTGGCGTATTCGCCCGGATGGAAGCGACGTGCAGCGCCTGACCGATGACGGGCAGGGTGACTGGTTTCCCCATCCATGCCCAAATAACCGCAAGGTGGTGTTCATTTCCTATGACGGCGATGTCTTCGACCACCCGCGCGATCTCCATGTCCGTATGCGCCTGATGGATATGGACGGCGGAAATGTCGAAACCCTGTTCGAGCTGTTTGGCGGGCAGGGGACGATCAATGTGCCTAGCTGGTCGCCGGACGGCCAGGAATTTGCCTATGTGCGGTATTTCCCGGCGGCCGCCTAA
- the bluB gene encoding 5,6-dimethylbenzimidazole synthase: protein MQDLVNDALVSAGAFSAEERAAVYRAIMTRRDVRDEFLADPIDDDTLWRILTAAHHAPSVGFMQPWNFILVRDAARRHAVWQAFSKANDEAAALFEGEKATLYRNLKLEGILKAPLGICVTCDPDRAGPVVLGRTHNPRMDSYSTVCAIQNLWLAARAEGIGVGWVSIFHDTDLRAILNIPERIEIVGWLCLGHIAELYDEPELQVKGWRKRLALEDLVFEEGWKGDA from the coding sequence ATGCAGGACTTAGTGAACGATGCTCTGGTATCTGCCGGAGCTTTTTCTGCCGAAGAACGCGCCGCCGTCTACCGGGCCATCATGACCCGTCGCGACGTGCGCGATGAATTCTTAGCCGACCCAATCGACGATGACACCCTCTGGCGGATCCTCACCGCCGCCCACCACGCCCCCTCCGTCGGTTTCATGCAGCCCTGGAATTTCATCCTGGTGCGCGATGCCGCACGGCGGCATGCCGTTTGGCAGGCTTTTTCCAAGGCCAATGACGAGGCGGCAGCGCTGTTCGAAGGCGAAAAGGCCACGCTTTACCGCAATCTGAAGCTGGAAGGGATTCTCAAAGCCCCACTCGGCATCTGCGTTACCTGCGACCCAGACCGCGCAGGCCCCGTGGTGCTGGGGCGAACCCATAACCCCCGCATGGACAGCTACTCCACCGTCTGCGCCATCCAAAACCTCTGGCTCGCCGCCCGCGCGGAAGGCATCGGCGTCGGCTGGGTCAGTATTTTCCACGATACCGATTTGCGCGCTATTCTCAATATTCCAGAGCGGATTGAGATTGTTGGGTGGCTGTGTCTTGGCCACATTGCCGAGCTTTATGATGAGCCGGAATTGCAGGTGAAGGGGTGGCGCAAGCGGCTTGCGTTGGAAGATTTGGTGTTTGAGGAGGGCTGGAAGGGTGATGCGTGA
- a CDS encoding GNAT family N-acetyltransferase — protein sequence MRQAVSGGVHQIPLVCETERLLLTPWRAGDETLLADLHSTPETCRFVSTGAPWSQSYSAERIDGWMDDYEANGVGKLKLIARDDGRFIGRAGFSWSKDSGQYELGYSICHDEWGKGFATEIATGLKRWFFEQGIGNAFTAFAHVDNAASLAVLRKIGLTETEQRDYKGRPFQFFECVATE from the coding sequence GTGCGTCAGGCGGTATCGGGCGGTGTCCACCAGATCCCGCTGGTCTGCGAGACAGAGCGGCTTTTGCTGACCCCATGGCGGGCGGGCGATGAGACATTGCTGGCCGACCTTCATTCAACCCCGGAAACCTGCCGTTTTGTCAGCACGGGAGCGCCATGGAGCCAGTCCTACTCGGCGGAACGTATCGATGGCTGGATGGATGACTATGAGGCAAATGGTGTTGGTAAGCTCAAGCTGATTGCCCGGGACGATGGCCGCTTCATCGGGCGCGCTGGTTTCTCATGGTCGAAGGACAGCGGGCAGTACGAACTGGGCTATTCCATCTGCCATGATGAATGGGGCAAAGGCTTTGCAACGGAAATCGCTACAGGCTTGAAGCGCTGGTTCTTTGAGCAAGGCATCGGGAATGCCTTCACCGCCTTCGCCCATGTCGACAACGCGGCCTCGCTGGCCGTGCTGCGCAAGATCGGCCTTACGGAGACGGAGCAGCGCGACTACAAAGGTCGGCCATTTCAGTTTTTTGAATGCGTGGCGACTGAGTAA
- a CDS encoding lipid A biosynthesis lauroyl acyltransferase: MLRRVLTKVVLGLRRFPQWLVAKFILVLLTLLKLFPADTALNGADRLVRFIGPKLKRHRLMLTNLRNAFPEKSEAEIETIALAAWGHMGRQIAEYVFLDELFDFDPEKLGEGRVEVSGIPIFMDLLENPRPFIVFTGHTGNFEMLPVAGAAFGLYVTVLFRPPNNPYIAEMVFDFRRARMGNLVPSHAGSSFHLARQLEAGNGVGVLVDQKFKKGQPTTFFGSEVRTNPLLAKLVRQFGCDIYPARCIRLPGNRYRLEIEPKVDIPKDGQGRVDVQATAQMLNDKVESWVREYPEQWLWYHDRWNIKKTL, from the coding sequence ATGCTCCGTCGGGTTCTGACAAAGGTCGTGCTGGGTCTGCGGAGATTTCCGCAATGGCTGGTGGCCAAGTTCATCCTGGTCTTGCTGACGCTGCTGAAACTGTTTCCTGCCGATACAGCCTTGAACGGTGCGGATCGGCTGGTACGGTTTATCGGTCCGAAGCTGAAGCGCCACCGGTTGATGCTGACCAATCTGCGCAATGCCTTTCCGGAAAAATCCGAGGCGGAAATCGAGACCATCGCGCTGGCCGCCTGGGGACATATGGGGCGGCAGATCGCCGAATATGTGTTTCTGGACGAGTTGTTCGATTTCGACCCGGAAAAGCTGGGAGAGGGCCGCGTCGAGGTTTCCGGCATTCCGATCTTTATGGACTTGCTGGAAAATCCGCGCCCATTCATCGTTTTTACCGGCCATACCGGCAATTTCGAAATGCTGCCGGTGGCGGGCGCTGCCTTCGGTCTTTACGTGACGGTGCTGTTTCGCCCGCCCAATAATCCCTATATCGCCGAGATGGTGTTCGATTTCCGTCGGGCGCGGATGGGCAATCTCGTGCCCTCCCATGCCGGTTCGTCCTTTCATCTGGCGCGCCAGCTGGAAGCAGGCAATGGGGTTGGCGTGCTGGTCGACCAGAAGTTCAAGAAGGGCCAGCCCACGACGTTCTTTGGCAGCGAAGTGCGCACCAATCCGCTATTGGCCAAGCTGGTGCGACAGTTCGGCTGCGATATCTATCCGGCCCGCTGTATCCGTCTGCCCGGCAATCGCTACCGGTTGGAAATCGAACCGAAGGTTGACATCCCGAAGGATGGTCAAGGCCGGGTCGATGTGCAGGCGACCGCGCAAATGCTGAACGACAAAGTGGAGAGCTGGGTGCGCGAATATCCGGAGCAGTGGCTTTGGTATCACGACCGCTGGAACATCAAGAAAACACTTTGA
- a CDS encoding endonuclease/exonuclease/phosphatase family protein: MKIMCLNGWGGKLHKHLTSYIKSESPDILCLQEVVHSPEAQNDWLTYRDGDHILPQRANFFRDVAGVLPDHTAIFCPAAQGVLWDEEHTVQSQWGLATFVHKSLPITAQVQGFVHKGFSPHGYGEHPRSRTAHAIRVYDFQLDRSICVAHMHGLRDLKGKIDTPERTQQAHRMKELATYVSVPGDALIVCGDFNVEPSSETFEILGKLGLTDLVTTRGFNGTRTSHYLKPGKFADYMLVNEYVEVLEFSVVTEPEVSDHCPLLLTI, from the coding sequence ATGAAGATAATGTGTCTCAACGGCTGGGGCGGCAAACTACATAAGCATTTGACTTCTTATATTAAATCGGAATCTCCCGATATTTTGTGCCTGCAAGAGGTGGTCCACAGCCCTGAAGCACAAAATGACTGGTTAACCTATAGGGATGGAGACCACATCCTGCCACAACGTGCGAACTTTTTTCGTGACGTTGCGGGGGTCCTCCCTGATCATACAGCAATATTCTGCCCGGCAGCCCAAGGAGTTCTTTGGGATGAAGAGCACACCGTGCAATCTCAATGGGGACTGGCAACCTTTGTCCACAAATCCTTGCCAATCACGGCACAAGTTCAAGGCTTTGTCCATAAGGGTTTTTCTCCGCACGGATATGGCGAGCACCCAAGATCAAGAACTGCTCATGCCATTCGTGTTTATGATTTCCAACTAGATCGCTCAATATGCGTAGCGCACATGCATGGACTTCGCGATCTCAAAGGAAAAATCGACACACCAGAGAGAACGCAGCAGGCGCATCGGATGAAGGAACTAGCAACCTATGTCTCCGTACCAGGTGATGCGCTGATCGTATGTGGTGACTTCAATGTAGAACCTTCAAGCGAAACATTCGAGATACTAGGAAAGCTTGGACTGACGGATTTGGTAACGACCAGAGGGTTCAATGGCACTCGCACATCACATTATTTAAAACCCGGAAAATTCGCCGACTACATGCTGGTCAATGAGTATGTCGAAGTTTTGGAATTTTCGGTCGTAACAGAACCAGAGGTTTCTGATCACTGCCCACTGCTGTTGACAATCTGA
- a CDS encoding thermonuclease family protein, with amino-acid sequence MHRIIAAAFVCLVIGTMIAAAFWPRKMPSFDGPFVIADGETLVTNGQRLQLKGLDSPEIGQRCRGEDGVVQLCGAQARFGLAQRMAQAGVLCQGSERIDNDRILVTCNVMGRDVGADMVRSGLVLNAGGYENEEKQAQADKAGLWAGTFDRPEEWRKLHPRNDIIRRQDEN; translated from the coding sequence ATGCATCGGATCATCGCTGCCGCCTTCGTCTGCCTGGTCATCGGCACAATGATTGCCGCCGCCTTCTGGCCCCGCAAAATGCCGTCCTTCGATGGCCCTTTCGTGATTGCCGATGGTGAAACATTGGTGACCAATGGTCAACGCCTGCAACTCAAAGGCCTGGATTCACCCGAAATTGGTCAGCGGTGCCGGGGCGAGGATGGTGTTGTTCAGCTTTGCGGTGCGCAGGCCCGATTTGGTCTCGCCCAGCGCATGGCTCAGGCTGGCGTCCTCTGCCAGGGGTCGGAGCGCATCGACAACGACCGTATTCTGGTGACCTGCAATGTCATGGGCCGCGATGTCGGCGCCGACATGGTTCGCTCCGGTCTCGTTTTGAATGCGGGCGGCTATGAGAATGAGGAAAAACAGGCCCAGGCCGACAAAGCGGGGCTTTGGGCAGGCACTTTCGACCGGCCTGAAGAATGGCGAAAGCTGCATCCTCGCAATGATATTATCCGCAGGCAGGACGAAAATTGA
- a CDS encoding uracil-DNA glycosylase family protein, with translation MNVPFDLDGLRAAIHACRICRDCPTQATALPHEPRPVAVLSSAARILIAGQAPGKRVHETGLPFNDASGDRLRQWLGVDREAFYDSRNFAILPMGFCFPGYDASGHDLPPRRECAPHWRDAAMAVMPQVELVLAIGQYAQRWHMGDLRKPTLHATVQSWRESFFTNRPGPKILPLPHPSWRNSGWLRRNPWFEAELLPILKKQVDHWLR, from the coding sequence GTGAACGTGCCTTTTGACCTAGACGGACTGCGTGCCGCTATTCACGCCTGCCGGATCTGCCGGGATTGTCCGACGCAGGCAACGGCGCTGCCGCATGAGCCAAGGCCCGTCGCCGTCCTGTCTTCTGCCGCCCGCATTCTGATTGCCGGGCAGGCGCCGGGTAAGCGGGTGCATGAAACCGGACTGCCTTTCAACGATGCCTCGGGCGATCGGCTGCGGCAATGGTTGGGCGTGGACCGGGAGGCGTTTTACGATAGCCGCAACTTTGCCATCCTGCCGATGGGCTTTTGCTTTCCGGGATATGATGCCAGCGGTCACGATCTGCCGCCTCGGCGCGAATGCGCCCCGCATTGGCGCGATGCCGCCATGGCTGTCATGCCTCAGGTGGAACTGGTGCTTGCCATCGGCCAATATGCGCAACGTTGGCATATGGGCGACCTGCGAAAACCAACCTTGCATGCCACGGTGCAAAGCTGGCGCGAATCGTTTTTTACCAACCGGCCAGGGCCGAAGATTTTGCCGCTGCCTCATCCCAGTTGGCGAAACAGCGGTTGGCTGCGCCGCAATCCGTGGTTTGAGGCAGAATTGCTACCTATCTTGAAAAAGCAAGTGGATCACTGGCTACGGTGA
- a CDS encoding NAD+ synthase, producing the protein MSDTVQRPETLRIAVAQFNPTVGDVVGNLSLARAARAKAAALGADLLLLSELFISGYPPEDLVLKPAFLQACKAAVEELAADTADGGPGVIIGFPRQGDKGRHNSVAIIDGGKILGLRDKIDLPNYGEFDEKRVFVEGDMPGPVNFRGVRLGVPICEEIWNDLGVCETLAESGAEILLVPNGSPYYHGKLQVRYQVVLRQVIESGLPLVFANQVGGQDELVFDGASFCFNADKTLAFQMPQFEESIVLTTWTRDADGWSCAAGKVSDIPEGEEADYRACMLGFRDYVNKNGFKSVVLGLSGGIDSAICAAMAVDALGHERVRTIMLPYRYTSEESFKDAADCAKALGCHYDIVPISEPVEGFLSSLADMFEGTESGITEENLQSRTRGTILMAVSNKFGSMVVTTGNKSEMSVGYATLYGDMNGGFNPIKDLYKMQVYALSAWRNGHVPVGALGPAGEVIPANIISKAPSAELRPDQKDQDSLPPYPVLDDILECLVEKEMSVDEILARGHDITTVHRVEHLLYLAEYKRRQSAPGVKITKKNFGRDRRYPITNRFRDR; encoded by the coding sequence ATGAGCGACACAGTCCAAAGACCCGAAACGCTGCGCATTGCCGTGGCTCAGTTCAACCCGACCGTGGGCGATGTGGTGGGCAATCTCAGCCTTGCCCGGGCCGCCCGCGCGAAGGCAGCCGCGCTGGGGGCCGATCTTCTGTTGCTGTCCGAGCTGTTCATTTCCGGCTATCCGCCGGAAGATCTGGTGCTGAAACCCGCCTTCCTTCAAGCCTGTAAGGCAGCGGTGGAGGAACTGGCCGCCGATACCGCCGATGGCGGACCGGGCGTTATCATCGGCTTTCCGCGTCAGGGCGATAAAGGCCGGCACAATTCGGTGGCGATTATTGATGGTGGCAAGATTCTCGGTCTGCGTGACAAGATCGACCTGCCCAATTACGGCGAATTCGATGAGAAGCGGGTGTTTGTCGAAGGCGACATGCCGGGACCGGTGAACTTCCGTGGCGTGCGGCTGGGCGTGCCGATCTGCGAAGAAATCTGGAACGATCTCGGCGTTTGCGAGACACTGGCCGAAAGCGGTGCGGAAATTCTGCTGGTTCCCAATGGATCGCCCTATTACCATGGCAAGCTTCAGGTGCGCTATCAGGTCGTGCTGCGCCAGGTGATCGAAAGCGGCTTGCCGCTGGTTTTCGCCAATCAGGTGGGCGGGCAAGACGAACTGGTGTTCGATGGTGCCAGCTTCTGCTTCAATGCGGATAAGACGCTGGCTTTTCAGATGCCGCAGTTCGAGGAAAGCATTGTGCTGACCACCTGGACGCGGGACGCCGATGGCTGGAGTTGCGCGGCAGGCAAAGTCTCTGATATCCCCGAGGGTGAGGAGGCGGATTACCGCGCCTGCATGTTGGGTTTCCGCGATTATGTGAACAAGAACGGCTTCAAGAGTGTGGTGCTCGGCCTGTCCGGTGGCATCGATTCGGCGATTTGTGCAGCAATGGCAGTCGATGCGCTGGGGCATGAGCGGGTGCGCACCATCATGCTGCCCTATCGCTACACATCCGAGGAAAGCTTCAAGGATGCCGCCGATTGCGCCAAGGCGCTTGGCTGCCATTATGACATCGTGCCGATTTCAGAGCCGGTAGAGGGCTTTCTGTCCAGTCTTGCCGATATGTTCGAGGGAACGGAAAGCGGCATTACCGAGGAAAACCTGCAAAGCCGCACCCGTGGCACCATCCTGATGGCGGTGTCCAACAAGTTCGGCTCGATGGTGGTAACGACCGGCAATAAATCGGAAATGTCGGTGGGCTATGCGACGCTCTACGGCGACATGAACGGCGGCTTCAATCCGATCAAGGACCTCTACAAGATGCAGGTCTATGCGCTTTCGGCCTGGCGCAACGGCCATGTGCCAGTTGGTGCGCTCGGCCCGGCAGGCGAGGTCATTCCGGCCAACATCATCTCCAAGGCCCCATCTGCCGAACTGCGCCCCGACCAGAAAGACCAGGACAGCCTGCCGCCCTATCCGGTGCTGGATGACATTCTGGAATGCCTGGTGGAAAAGGAAATGTCAGTGGATGAGATTTTGGCGCGCGGCCATGACATCACCACCGTGCACCGCGTCGAACATTTGCTCTATCTGGCTGAATATAAGCGCCGCCAATCGGCTCCGGGTGTAAAAATCACCAAGAAGAATTTTGGCCGCGACCGTCGTTATCCGATTACCAATCGGTTCCGGGATCGCTAG
- the tyrS gene encoding tyrosine--tRNA ligase gives MSKFKSDFLRTMHERGFIHQISDETGLDDLLSKETVTAYIGYDPTASSLHAGSLIQIMMLHWFQATGHQPISLMGGGTGMVGDPSFKEEARQLMTVDKIEDNIASIKRCFSHYLDYDKGPKGGALMLNNAEWLRGLNYLEFLRDVGRHFSVNRMLSFESVKTRLDREQSLSFLEFNYMILQAYDYVELNKRYGCRLQMGGSDQWGNIINGIDLGHRMGTPQLYALTSPLLTTSSGAKMGKSATGAVWLNADLLSAYDFWQYWRNTEDADVSRFLKLYTTLPMDEIAKLSALGGSEINEVKKILATEITAILHGRTAAEEAAETARKTFEEGALADNLPSIEVATGELEAGIGLLALIVKAGLAASNGEARRHVQGGAVKINDQSVSDERMSIGAGEVTADGVIKLSLGKKKHILVRPV, from the coding sequence ATGTCCAAGTTCAAGTCCGATTTCCTCCGTACAATGCATGAGCGCGGGTTTATTCATCAAATTTCCGATGAAACCGGCCTCGATGATCTGTTGTCGAAGGAAACCGTGACGGCCTATATCGGCTATGATCCAACCGCCTCCTCCCTGCATGCGGGTTCGCTCATTCAGATCATGATGTTGCACTGGTTTCAGGCAACCGGCCATCAGCCGATTTCTCTGATGGGTGGCGGCACGGGCATGGTGGGCGATCCGTCCTTCAAGGAAGAAGCCCGCCAATTGATGACCGTGGACAAGATCGAGGACAATATTGCCTCGATCAAGCGCTGCTTTTCGCATTACCTTGATTACGACAAAGGCCCCAAGGGCGGCGCATTGATGCTGAACAACGCCGAATGGTTGCGTGGGCTGAACTATCTCGAATTTCTGCGCGATGTGGGCCGTCATTTCTCGGTCAACCGTATGTTGTCGTTCGAGAGCGTCAAGACCCGCCTCGACCGCGAACAGTCACTGTCCTTCCTGGAATTCAACTACATGATTCTCCAGGCCTACGATTATGTCGAGCTGAACAAGCGCTACGGCTGCCGCCTGCAAATGGGTGGCTCTGACCAATGGGGCAATATCATCAACGGTATTGACCTTGGCCACCGCATGGGCACACCACAGCTCTACGCGCTGACCTCGCCGCTGTTGACGACATCCTCTGGTGCCAAGATGGGCAAATCGGCCACGGGCGCTGTGTGGCTGAATGCCGACCTGCTCTCGGCCTATGATTTCTGGCAATATTGGCGCAACACCGAAGATGCTGACGTCAGCCGCTTCCTGAAGCTCTACACAACGCTGCCAATGGATGAGATTGCCAAGCTGTCTGCGCTGGGCGGTTCGGAAATCAACGAGGTCAAGAAAATCCTCGCCACCGAAATCACCGCCATCCTGCATGGCCGCACCGCCGCCGAGGAAGCAGCTGAAACCGCCCGCAAAACCTTTGAAGAAGGCGCACTGGCCGATAATCTGCCCTCCATCGAGGTCGCAACAGGCGAACTTGAAGCAGGTATCGGCCTTCTGGCCCTGATCGTCAAAGCCGGCCTCGCCGCCTCCAACGGCGAAGCCCGCCGCCATGTGCAGGGTGGAGCTGTGAAGATCAATGATCAGAGCGTGTCAGATGAGCGCATGAGCATTGGGGCTGGTGAAGTGACGGCGGATGGGGTTATCAAGCTGTCATTGGGTAAGAAGAAGCATATTCTGGTGCGTCCGGTTTGA
- a CDS encoding sensor histidine kinase, producing MGNGVSNSTDKNIVDLSRSHRNKATAKALRMTRERLHSTHGGTPAFEKDLLSMHTQASLQGAAITPFITILTAGLTAYLSGSPIYILWALLTLSIHALNILLIRKAAKRIPVSHHQEHWRHVLLGGHLAMGCCWAAFTFQTCDACGPTSDLLLKGSVLLVVLCTTAMTNILLRQAVLYAFTPPIIALSAQAFVSQRVDDATLALAFTVSVLFFIYITGRLYVSNLKLISFQSEKDDLIAELEVAKSMSDEARRRAEEANMAKSRFLASMSHELRTPLNAILGFSEVMAQEVLGPLNNPLYREYSGDIHRSGQHLLNLINEILDLSRIEAGKYDLSEESISLLEVAEDCVGMVQLRAKAKDIKISQQYEVNLPSLWADEKALRQVVLNLLSNAVKFTPPGGEIFVKVGWTVGGGQYVSIKDNGPGIAEEEIPVVLSAFGQGSIAIKSAEQGTGLGLPIVQAILAKHGGEFKLKSKLREGTEVIAILPAKRVLQTIPAVQGTQAVEPKRRYFA from the coding sequence ATGGGTAACGGCGTCTCAAACTCGACCGACAAGAATATTGTCGACCTATCGCGTAGCCACCGCAACAAGGCGACGGCAAAAGCCTTACGCATGACCAGAGAACGCTTGCATTCCACCCATGGCGGCACACCGGCTTTCGAAAAAGACCTGCTGTCCATGCATACCCAGGCCAGCCTGCAAGGCGCGGCCATCACACCTTTCATCACGATATTGACCGCGGGCCTGACGGCCTACCTGTCGGGAAGCCCGATCTATATCCTCTGGGCACTGCTGACGCTGAGCATTCATGCCCTGAACATTCTGCTCATTCGCAAGGCTGCCAAGCGCATTCCGGTCTCCCATCATCAGGAACATTGGCGCCATGTTCTGCTGGGCGGGCATCTGGCCATGGGCTGCTGCTGGGCCGCCTTTACCTTCCAGACCTGCGACGCCTGCGGCCCGACAAGCGACCTGCTGCTGAAAGGCTCCGTACTGCTGGTCGTGCTCTGCACCACGGCCATGACCAATATTCTGCTGCGTCAGGCCGTACTCTATGCGTTTACCCCACCGATCATTGCGCTTTCCGCACAGGCGTTTGTTTCTCAGCGTGTCGACGACGCAACGCTGGCCCTGGCCTTTACCGTCTCCGTGCTGTTCTTCATCTATATCACCGGCAGGCTCTACGTTTCCAACCTCAAGCTGATCTCCTTCCAGAGCGAGAAGGACGACCTGATCGCCGAGTTGGAAGTGGCCAAATCCATGTCGGATGAAGCCCGCCGCCGGGCGGAAGAAGCCAATATGGCGAAATCGCGCTTTCTCGCCTCAATGTCGCATGAATTGCGCACACCATTAAATGCCATTCTCGGCTTTTCCGAGGTCATGGCCCAGGAAGTGCTGGGGCCACTCAACAATCCGCTTTACCGGGAATATTCCGGCGACATTCACAGGTCCGGCCAGCACCTGCTCAATCTGATCAACGAAATACTCGATCTGTCGCGAATCGAGGCCGGCAAATACGATCTTTCGGAAGAATCGATCTCATTGCTTGAAGTCGCCGAGGACTGCGTCGGCATGGTGCAATTGCGCGCCAAGGCCAAGGATATCAAGATATCCCAGCAATATGAGGTCAACCTGCCTTCCCTTTGGGCCGATGAAAAGGCGCTTCGGCAAGTGGTGCTGAACCTTTTGTCGAATGCGGTGAAATTCACGCCGCCGGGCGGAGAAATCTTCGTCAAGGTCGGCTGGACCGTCGGCGGCGGGCAATATGTCTCCATCAAGGACAATGGCCCTGGCATCGCCGAAGAGGAAATCCCCGTGGTGCTCTCAGCCTTCGGCCAGGGCTCCATCGCCATCAAGAGCGCCGAACAGGGGACAGGCCTCGGCCTTCCCATCGTTCAGGCCATCCTCGCCAAGCATGGTGGCGAATTCAAGCTGAAATCAAAACTGCGCGAAGGGACGGAAGTGATTGCCATCCTGCCTGCCAAGCGCGTCCTGCAAACGATTCCCGCCGTACAAGGCACCCAGGCCGTGGAACCGAAGCGACGTTATTTCGCCTGA
- a CDS encoding zinc-binding dehydrogenase: protein MRALQLIEDRKLEITDLPEPDAPGPGEVTLRVKAVALNHIDVWGWRGMAFAKRKMPLVIGAEASGVVEAIGPGVGNILPGQLAAVYGARTCGLCKPCREGRDNLCEHVGGVYGFHLDGFAQEKINIPARLLVPAPPGVDAIAAALAPVTFGTVEHMLFDNAKLEPGETILVHAGGSGIGSAAIQLAKKIGCTVITTVGSDDKIERARALGADHVINYRTDRFEGVVRKLTKKKGVDVVFEHVGKDTWAGSMLCMKRGGRLVTCGSTSGVSTDLNLMMLFQQQLKLLGSFGCRMENMANAMQKMARGLVHPVIDTQVTFEDIDVALTRMESRQIFGKIILKMD, encoded by the coding sequence ATGCGCGCATTGCAATTGATCGAAGACCGTAAGCTTGAAATCACCGATCTGCCGGAACCGGATGCGCCCGGTCCCGGGGAAGTAACGCTGCGGGTCAAGGCGGTGGCGCTGAACCATATCGATGTCTGGGGCTGGCGCGGCATGGCCTTTGCCAAGCGCAAAATGCCTCTGGTGATCGGGGCGGAAGCCTCCGGCGTGGTCGAGGCCATCGGTCCCGGCGTCGGCAATATCCTGCCCGGCCAGCTGGCGGCGGTCTATGGTGCGCGTACCTGCGGCCTCTGCAAGCCCTGCCGTGAAGGCCGCGACAATCTCTGCGAACATGTCGGTGGTGTGTATGGTTTCCACCTTGATGGCTTTGCACAGGAAAAGATCAATATTCCGGCCCGTCTGCTGGTTCCGGCCCCTCCAGGCGTCGATGCCATTGCCGCAGCGCTTGCGCCGGTCACCTTCGGCACCGTTGAACACATGCTATTCGACAATGCCAAGCTGGAGCCGGGCGAAACCATTCTCGTCCATGCCGGCGGCTCCGGCATTGGTTCGGCTGCCATTCAACTGGCCAAGAAGATCGGCTGCACGGTGATCACCACCGTCGGCTCTGACGACAAGATCGAGCGGGCGCGGGCGCTGGGTGCCGATCACGTCATCAACTACCGCACGGACCGGTTTGAAGGCGTGGTGCGCAAGCTGACCAAGAAAAAGGGCGTTGACGTTGTGTTCGAACATGTCGGCAAGGATACCTGGGCTGGCTCCATGCTGTGCATGAAGCGCGGCGGACGTCTCGTGACCTGTGGCTCGACATCAGGCGTTTCGACCGACCTGAACCTGATGATGCTGTTCCAGCAGCAATTGAAGCTGCTCGGCTCGTTTGGCTGCCGGATGGAAAACATGGCCAATGCCATGCAGAAAATGGCCCGTGGCCTTGTTCATCCTGTTATCGATACGCAGGTGACGTTCGAAGATATCGACGTGGCGCTGACCCGGATGGAAAGCCGCCAGATCTTTGGCAAAATCATCCTGAAAATGGATTGA